One Nicotiana sylvestris chromosome 12, ASM39365v2, whole genome shotgun sequence genomic window carries:
- the LOC138883873 gene encoding uncharacterized mitochondrial protein AtMg00820-like yields MDGPKSVTEALSSPRKDEWMKAMKEELESMKTNKVWDLVELPLGRRAIGNKWVLKVKRKADGSIERYKARLVVKGFSQEAGIYYEEIFLPVVKFTTIRLLLAIVARLDLELHQMDVKIAFLVEN; encoded by the coding sequence ATGGATGGGCCAAAGTCTGTGACTGAGGCTTTATCGAGCCCTAGAAAAGATGAGTGGATGAAAGCAATGAAAGAAGAATTAGAGTCCATGAAAACCAACAAAGTCTGGGATCTAGTTGAACTTCCGCTTGGACGTAGAGCCATTGGGAACAAATGGGTTCTCAAAGTTAAACGCAAAGCGGATGGGTCAATAGAAAGATACAAGGCACGATTGGTGGTAAAAGGCTTTTCTCAAGAAGCCGGAATATATTATGAGGAAATATTTTTACCAGTTGTGAAGTTTACCACAATTCGCTTACTTTTGGCTATTGTTGCACGTTTGGATTTGGAATTACATCAAATGGACGTGAAGATAGCTTTCTTAGTGGAGAACTAA